One stretch of Chitinophaga pendula DNA includes these proteins:
- a CDS encoding DUF4395 domain-containing protein: protein MNNVIQFGERVAGYEIPVLNEREIRASAGILFLVTYTSLLFILFDSNFIPIKYVIPSFLLDLLIRVFINPKYSPSIILGRLMVRNQVPEYVGAKQKRFAWSIGIVLSATMTYFFLIENAYSPITGVICLICLLFLFFEAAFGICLGCLVYPLFFRNTIQHCPGEICDRKERQPIQRVSLVQLSILLVLAGILFLAPRWLHERFSQPPHDLFKSSATAKSR, encoded by the coding sequence ATGAACAACGTTATACAATTCGGCGAGCGGGTAGCCGGGTATGAAATCCCGGTACTTAATGAAAGAGAGATCAGGGCTTCCGCCGGTATTCTTTTTTTAGTGACGTATACGTCTCTGTTATTCATCCTTTTTGACAGCAATTTTATTCCTATCAAATATGTCATTCCCAGTTTTTTACTTGACCTGCTGATACGGGTATTTATCAATCCAAAGTATTCACCATCCATAATTCTCGGGCGGTTGATGGTCCGTAACCAGGTACCCGAATATGTAGGGGCCAAGCAGAAGCGTTTCGCCTGGAGTATAGGGATTGTATTGTCTGCCACGATGACTTATTTCTTTCTTATTGAGAATGCATATAGTCCGATCACAGGGGTAATATGTCTTATCTGTTTATTATTCCTATTTTTTGAAGCAGCTTTTGGTATCTGCCTCGGGTGCCTGGTCTATCCATTGTTTTTCAGGAATACCATTCAGCACTGTCCGGGAGAGATTTGTGACCGTAAAGAGCGGCAGCCTATTCAGCGGGTATCGCTGGTACAACTGTCCATATTACTGGTACTGGCAGGTATACTTTTTTTGGCGCCCCGCTGGTTACATGAGCGATTCAGCCAGCCACCACATGATCTTTTCAAATCATCTGCAACGGCTAAATCCAGGTAA
- a CDS encoding aminotransferase class V-fold PLP-dependent enzyme: MFPVPISCESASADYFSVYRKQIIGQRQYFETPYGQQKLLYADWTASGRAYGPIEMYIQQEILPFAGNTHTHTTITGTLMSAAYAEAKVIVKAHVNAGADDILLFCGSGMTSAVNKLQRILGLRLPDGIGYYGHFSMRDAFFRPVVFITSMEHHSNHISWLETIATVVIIGCDQDGQVDLAHFAVLLEEYRDCPNKIAAVTACSNVTGIVTPYHEIAKLIHRYGGVCFVDFACSAPYCDINMHPDEYDAHLDAIYFSSHKFLGGPGTPGVLLFSKDLYRNRVPDHPGGGTVHYSNPWQGREYVADIEEREDGGTPPFLQGIKAGMCIRLKEAMGVPAMLQRERELLAIIFPRLSRIPQLQVLQSNMTDRLGVVSFTTGIHYNLFVRLLNDRFGIQMRGGCSCAGTYGHLLLDVGQIQSYAIWDAIRSGDLLQKPGWVRLSIHPTMTDAEIHFILDAIEEIVANIKDWEEDYYYDTYSNEYYFKTPNMKEQHIGSWFEPGNWQVYTTR; this comes from the coding sequence ATGTTTCCGGTTCCTATATCATGCGAAAGCGCATCTGCCGATTATTTCTCTGTTTACCGTAAGCAGATTATCGGTCAGCGACAATATTTCGAAACACCTTACGGTCAACAAAAGTTACTCTACGCCGACTGGACGGCTAGCGGGCGAGCCTATGGACCTATTGAAATGTATATACAGCAAGAGATACTTCCATTTGCAGGTAATACACACACGCATACGACCATTACCGGTACGCTCATGTCTGCTGCTTATGCGGAGGCCAAAGTGATTGTGAAGGCACATGTCAATGCCGGTGCGGATGATATATTACTTTTCTGTGGCAGTGGTATGACTAGTGCGGTCAATAAATTGCAACGGATACTGGGGTTACGGCTACCTGACGGTATCGGGTACTATGGGCATTTTTCGATGCGGGATGCGTTCTTTCGACCAGTTGTTTTCATAACATCAATGGAGCATCATAGTAATCATATTAGTTGGCTGGAGACTATTGCAACGGTGGTCATTATTGGCTGTGATCAGGATGGGCAGGTAGACCTGGCTCATTTTGCGGTGTTACTGGAGGAATATAGGGATTGTCCAAATAAGATCGCCGCAGTAACAGCCTGTTCCAATGTTACTGGCATTGTAACGCCCTACCATGAGATAGCGAAGCTTATTCACCGGTATGGAGGTGTATGTTTTGTCGATTTTGCCTGTTCGGCGCCCTATTGCGATATTAATATGCATCCGGATGAATACGATGCTCACCTGGATGCGATTTATTTTTCTTCACATAAGTTTTTGGGAGGTCCGGGGACTCCCGGCGTATTACTTTTTAGTAAAGATCTTTACCGCAACAGGGTACCAGATCATCCGGGCGGTGGAACTGTACATTACAGTAATCCCTGGCAGGGACGTGAATACGTTGCGGATATTGAGGAACGGGAGGATGGCGGGACCCCTCCTTTTCTGCAAGGGATCAAGGCAGGCATGTGTATACGGTTGAAAGAAGCCATGGGAGTACCGGCTATGTTGCAACGGGAAAGGGAGTTATTAGCGATCATTTTTCCGAGGTTGTCCAGGATACCTCAGCTGCAGGTACTTCAGTCTAACATGACCGATCGCCTTGGTGTTGTTTCTTTCACGACGGGAATACATTACAACCTGTTTGTGCGATTACTGAATGACCGGTTTGGTATCCAAATGAGAGGGGGCTGTTCCTGTGCCGGGACCTATGGGCATTTGTTACTCGATGTAGGCCAGATACAATCTTATGCTATATGGGACGCTATCCGCTCGGGGGATTTATTGCAGAAGCCAGGATGGGTACGTTTATCTATCCATCCGACGATGACGGATGCAGAGATTCATTTTATACTAGATGCTATTGAGGAGATTGTTGCCAATATTAAGGATTGGGAGGAAGATTACTACTATGATACATATTCCAATGAATACTATTTTAAAACTCCTAATATGAAAGAACAGCATATTGGGAGTTGGTTTGAACCAGGTAACTGGCAAGTATATACTACAAGGTAA
- a CDS encoding DUF2306 domain-containing protein has translation MQKEPKIKSQFMPGWIDVIPLLIWIAVFFMTWLFMHGADHYLQMTPDALGRYFPQRWFLIAHITAGGGALISGIIQFWSKLRNYSWKLHRVIGYIYLLAILVSSICALVLASTTAYAVNWAYAFTLQVWASVWISATFIAFYTAVQQQFKLHKEWMVRSYIITVAFLISGFAYKIPFIQQLGRFEEVTVPLFWMGWAVPLYIYELTHSSLIKKGNKQNKGRTPS, from the coding sequence ATGCAGAAAGAACCAAAAATAAAAAGTCAATTCATGCCCGGCTGGATAGATGTAATTCCCTTGCTCATATGGATCGCCGTATTTTTCATGACCTGGCTGTTCATGCATGGCGCAGATCATTACCTGCAAATGACACCCGATGCCCTGGGACGATATTTCCCGCAACGCTGGTTCCTGATCGCGCATATCACCGCCGGGGGAGGAGCATTGATATCGGGTATCATACAGTTCTGGTCTAAACTCCGTAACTATAGCTGGAAATTACATCGCGTAATAGGATATATATACCTGTTGGCCATATTGGTCAGCAGCATTTGCGCATTGGTATTGGCCTCTACAACGGCATATGCCGTCAATTGGGCATACGCGTTCACATTGCAAGTTTGGGCCAGCGTCTGGATCAGCGCGACTTTCATTGCGTTCTATACAGCCGTACAGCAGCAATTCAAACTACATAAAGAATGGATGGTCAGAAGTTATATCATTACCGTCGCCTTCCTGATATCAGGATTCGCCTATAAGATCCCGTTTATACAGCAACTGGGGAGGTTTGAAGAAGTAACCGTACCATTGTTTTGGATGGGGTGGGCTGTGCCGCTCTATATCTACGAACTTACCCATAGCAGCCTGATCAAAAAGGGGAACAAACAAAATAAGGGGCGAACCCCTTCATAA
- a CDS encoding winged helix-turn-helix transcriptional regulator: protein MYTKKMEEDLDCGLLLAMKVLGGKWKCCILDAINRGVTRPSEIARYIPEASTRVIEIQLAELLFYGIVDKCAEEVYPKRTEYQLTDLGRTLLPILSQIDRWGLAHATVLKNVQSSNKLINPCLSSLR from the coding sequence ATGTATACGAAAAAAATGGAAGAAGATCTGGACTGTGGCCTACTGCTGGCGATGAAGGTGCTGGGTGGTAAATGGAAATGCTGTATCCTGGATGCTATCAACAGGGGGGTGACGCGGCCAAGTGAGATTGCCCGGTATATTCCTGAAGCGTCTACGCGAGTGATCGAGATACAGCTGGCAGAATTACTCTTTTATGGTATTGTCGATAAATGTGCGGAAGAGGTGTACCCCAAGCGGACGGAATACCAGCTTACCGACCTTGGCCGTACCTTATTACCTATTCTCTCGCAGATAGACCGATGGGGGCTGGCGCATGCAACAGTACTCAAAAACGTGCAGAGCAGCAACAAGCTAATAAACCCATGTCTTAGTAGTTTGCGGTAG
- a CDS encoding FAD-dependent oxidoreductase: MTHPRYIFLLLCILAFQLPVYSSRVLQADVIIYGGTSAAITAALQVKQMGKTVIIVSPDQHIGGLSSNGLGFTDTGNKAVIGGWARAFYHQVYLHYQEAATWRWQSKESYGNKGQGTPAIDGKERTMWIFEPHVAEQIFEDWIREHKITIYRDEWLDREQGVQLKSGRIVSIRTLSNKTFTGKMFIDASYEGDLMAAAGVRYHVGREANSVYGESWNGVQVGVLHHGHHFKTNISPYRIAGDSSSGLLPNVSGAAPGIKGAGDDKIQAYCFRLCLTKHAANRIPLAKPAGYDAGQYELLARVLASGWNEVFQKFDPIPNLKTDVNNHGPFSMDYIGKNYDYPEASYARRKEIVAEHTQYQQGLLYFLANDPRVPTAIKQEMQQWGLAKDEFADNGYWPYQLYVREARRMIGQEVMTEHDVLGTRPVKQHVGMGSYTLDSHNAQRYVKPDGFVQNEGDIEVHVKRPYSISYSSLVPKKAECANLLVPVCLSSTHIAYGSIRMEPVFMILGQSAATAAVIAIKDKVAVQDVDYTKLRKRLLEDDQRLEYVYGE, encoded by the coding sequence ATGACACATCCACGTTATATTTTCCTGTTGCTTTGCATCCTTGCATTTCAGCTCCCTGTGTATTCTTCCCGCGTGCTACAAGCCGACGTGATCATTTATGGTGGCACTTCTGCTGCGATCACGGCTGCGCTCCAGGTGAAGCAGATGGGTAAGACCGTCATCATCGTTTCTCCAGACCAACATATAGGCGGGCTATCGTCAAACGGATTGGGATTTACTGATACTGGCAATAAAGCGGTCATTGGTGGGTGGGCACGGGCCTTCTATCACCAGGTATATTTACACTATCAAGAGGCTGCTACCTGGCGCTGGCAATCCAAGGAGTCTTATGGGAATAAAGGTCAGGGTACGCCGGCCATAGATGGTAAGGAGCGGACCATGTGGATCTTCGAGCCGCATGTAGCGGAGCAGATATTCGAAGACTGGATACGGGAGCACAAGATCACCATATATCGCGACGAATGGCTGGACCGGGAGCAGGGGGTACAGCTGAAATCTGGAAGGATCGTGTCTATCCGCACGTTGAGCAATAAAACCTTTACCGGAAAAATGTTTATAGATGCCAGTTATGAGGGTGACCTGATGGCAGCTGCCGGTGTGCGCTATCATGTAGGCAGGGAGGCCAACAGCGTATATGGCGAAAGCTGGAACGGCGTACAGGTAGGCGTGTTACACCATGGACATCATTTCAAAACCAATATCAGCCCTTATCGTATAGCCGGTGACAGTAGTAGCGGACTGCTGCCTAATGTATCCGGTGCAGCACCAGGTATAAAAGGTGCCGGGGATGATAAGATACAGGCGTATTGTTTCCGGTTGTGCCTCACCAAACATGCGGCTAACCGCATACCGCTAGCGAAGCCGGCAGGTTATGATGCAGGTCAATATGAACTGCTTGCCCGCGTGTTGGCCAGCGGATGGAATGAGGTGTTCCAGAAATTTGACCCTATTCCCAACCTCAAAACGGACGTTAACAACCATGGTCCCTTTAGCATGGATTACATCGGTAAAAACTATGATTATCCGGAAGCAAGCTATGCTCGCAGGAAAGAGATCGTTGCCGAACATACTCAGTATCAGCAGGGATTGCTGTATTTCCTGGCGAATGATCCGCGGGTGCCGACAGCCATAAAACAAGAGATGCAACAATGGGGATTGGCTAAGGATGAATTCGCCGATAATGGTTATTGGCCGTATCAATTATATGTAAGAGAAGCGCGGCGGATGATAGGTCAGGAGGTGATGACCGAACACGATGTATTGGGTACGCGCCCTGTAAAGCAGCATGTCGGTATGGGCTCTTATACTTTAGATTCACATAATGCCCAACGATATGTAAAGCCGGACGGCTTTGTACAGAACGAGGGGGATATAGAGGTACATGTGAAAAGACCTTACAGCATCAGCTATAGCTCACTGGTCCCGAAAAAGGCGGAGTGTGCAAACCTGCTGGTACCGGTATGCCTGTCCAGCACCCATATCGCGTATGGCTCCATCCGGATGGAACCTGTGTTTATGATACTAGGACAAAGTGCCGCTACTGCTGCTGTGATAGCCATTAAGGATAAAGTAGCAGTACAGGATGTTGATTATACGAAGTTACGCAAACGTCTACTGGAAGATGACCAAAGGCTGGAGTATGTGTATGGGGAGTGA
- a CDS encoding DNA-deoxyinosine glycosylase, translating to MNSGKKRITCFAPLFDQHSKILVLGTMPGNESLYQGMYYANTKNLFWDFMYRILVPDYPPYQLLDKDTPKQARYELLKANHIALWDIVADCFRSDNRDSKIIDPRFNDIAGFVKSTNIKAVICNGAKSNEYLEIAGQKPQIAIPVHILGSTSTSNQTNPFKTFGQWRDTFNALS from the coding sequence ATGAATTCCGGAAAAAAAAGAATAACATGTTTTGCTCCCTTGTTCGATCAGCATTCGAAGATTTTGGTATTGGGTACGATGCCAGGGAACGAATCATTGTATCAAGGAATGTATTACGCAAATACTAAAAACCTTTTTTGGGATTTTATGTATAGAATATTGGTACCAGACTATCCACCATATCAATTGTTGGACAAAGACACACCTAAGCAAGCGCGATATGAGTTACTAAAAGCCAATCATATCGCGCTGTGGGATATTGTGGCAGATTGTTTTCGTAGCGATAATAGGGATAGTAAGATCATTGATCCAAGATTTAATGATATTGCCGGTTTTGTAAAAAGTACTAATATAAAGGCCGTCATTTGTAATGGTGCAAAGTCGAATGAGTATCTGGAAATTGCAGGTCAGAAACCACAGATTGCTATTCCCGTACATATACTCGGATCCACAAGTACCTCTAATCAGACGAACCCTTTTAAGACATTTGGCCAATGGAGAGACACGTTTAACGCGCTCTCCTGA
- a CDS encoding DinB family protein encodes MDNMLKNTIWRNFAAAIDMLSSIIQTCPDELWQKDKQFFFMTFHVTIFLDYYLTIPVNTFKPPLTYTIGDWNQLPPEAIDDVLPDEFYSKEQLIAYLSAIRAKCKKLIHNTPVEGFTERWIAGEDVEMHGLCPSLVINYSVLEILVYNLRHIQHHVAQLNLLLRQKANLAVDWISQSD; translated from the coding sequence ATGGACAATATGCTAAAAAATACGATCTGGCGAAACTTCGCAGCGGCAATTGATATGCTCAGTAGCATTATCCAAACTTGCCCGGACGAGTTATGGCAGAAGGACAAGCAATTTTTCTTTATGACTTTCCATGTCACAATATTCCTGGACTATTATCTTACAATTCCGGTAAATACATTCAAACCCCCATTAACGTATACGATCGGAGACTGGAATCAGCTACCCCCTGAAGCTATCGATGATGTATTGCCCGATGAGTTTTATTCAAAAGAACAATTGATCGCTTATTTGTCTGCTATAAGGGCAAAATGTAAAAAGTTAATACACAATACACCTGTTGAAGGTTTTACGGAACGCTGGATTGCCGGTGAAGACGTAGAGATGCATGGCCTGTGCCCCTCCCTTGTCATAAACTATAGCGTACTGGAGATACTCGTCTATAACCTGAGACATATTCAACATCATGTGGCGCAATTGAATTTATTACTCAGGCAAAAAGCAAACTTGGCAGTCGATTGGATTTCACAATCCGATTGA
- a CDS encoding carbohydrate-binding protein: MKTSKPKSDARRGIPVRSKLLVLLLLPCLLLSNLLHAQYLLVDDMEGHGPGSGKWTYYAGNTTTGKVEFGVANPNPSGLNTSPLVAKFTKDTSCFEYMSASCQLKDSFDLAANSIFKMLVYSSTLDEIMFKLQPGNNYSKAVFFTFKPSRINRWEEATYNFQSVKNRTDFNTIVIQYIDGKKANGILYFDLVQAPNPTAIVLKDTSIVMGQENGARLIAAVKGGTLKPTLIPSNWTAANLPPGVTISSVQRVNDTTAYITLNGNSAANYSRSSLKLMVAGAELTTANVTTYTTKGNVVFEGNPNWTLVFADEFNTDGQPDRTKWTVDPRPKGWINGEQQVYTDTTHDNARVREGRLVITGKKDFPTGNTTEPWSSGRLITQGKFDFLYGKVEVRARLPRARGSWPAIWAMPSTSAYGGWPKSGELDVMEHVGNNFGTVLSTIHTQNRNWTNVGGISGNRKLMDADTVYHVYAMEWSPDTIRFAYDNIPVFSYGNPHTDWKDWPFDQKFHLILNLAIGGGMGGAVVEADWPDSMLVDYARIYQKGLGTPVLDTMIVTPADLSFLPGKQQQYTVKALDQNGYPINITPVWSITGTGNTITPNGLATLNNSGQVTATATIGNTTKTGAASVIRRPANYKLLPVKIQAENFDNSNVTNTEPCSDIGGGLNVSYIGIGSWLEYDIEAPRTDTYRIQFRVAVNTASSLRIQRDTTTLQTVNLPASGGWQKWITVTSAPLRLEKGQQTIRIVANKDGWNFNWLNIIPADSISLSRILIKPDSATINTSETLQFAATGYGADSSLIPVTPVWSGQGASINASGLFTASAAGNYLVRATVGTVSDTAVVRVITPPVLTRIELTPASATVPLNASQQYRANGYDQRDAPFIFKPVWSVTGTSNTIDTSGVFTAGTTPGTYTVTVTGGAKTAATSVTVDYTCTVNDKYEAESASNRAPGPVLETSTDVGGGQHFTNLKVNDWFAYSTLNVPVAGRYNISFRVLSTTPSKIWIGHSTFRFDTISIPSTGGVWKTITDTIRLPALSYTGVHVLSGSTLKFNWFSIDNCAVNAPAPRMAYNTQVKTDTQAPVLYPNPTNGILNIDLRGRSYTQLLLLDMHGKPLRQWSIPKGEKQISRDISTLPAGNYLLKLQGDRQTDTFQIIKF, from the coding sequence ATGAAAACGAGCAAACCAAAATCTGATGCTCGCCGGGGTATCCCCGTGCGCAGTAAATTACTAGTCCTGTTGCTGCTGCCCTGTTTGCTGTTAAGCAACCTGCTGCACGCACAATACCTCCTGGTCGATGATATGGAAGGCCATGGCCCCGGCTCCGGTAAATGGACCTATTACGCTGGTAACACCACCACCGGCAAAGTGGAATTCGGCGTCGCCAATCCCAACCCGTCAGGCCTGAATACCAGCCCGCTGGTCGCCAAATTTACCAAAGACACCTCCTGCTTTGAATACATGAGCGCCTCCTGTCAACTGAAAGATTCCTTCGATCTCGCCGCCAACAGCATCTTTAAAATGCTGGTGTACAGCTCCACCTTGGATGAGATCATGTTCAAACTACAGCCGGGCAATAACTATAGCAAAGCCGTCTTTTTTACCTTTAAACCTTCTCGGATAAATCGCTGGGAAGAAGCTACCTACAATTTTCAGAGCGTAAAAAATCGCACAGACTTTAATACGATCGTTATACAGTATATCGATGGTAAGAAAGCAAATGGCATCCTGTATTTCGACCTGGTACAAGCACCCAATCCTACCGCCATTGTCCTGAAAGATACCAGCATCGTGATGGGCCAGGAAAATGGAGCAAGATTGATCGCCGCAGTAAAAGGTGGCACACTCAAGCCCACCCTGATCCCTTCCAACTGGACAGCCGCCAATCTGCCACCGGGGGTCACTATCAGCAGCGTACAGCGGGTGAATGATACCACCGCGTATATTACACTTAACGGTAATTCTGCTGCCAACTATTCCCGTTCCTCCTTGAAGCTAATGGTCGCCGGTGCCGAACTAACCACCGCCAACGTTACCACCTATACTACCAAGGGCAACGTAGTGTTCGAAGGCAATCCTAACTGGACACTGGTGTTCGCAGACGAATTTAATACAGATGGTCAGCCCGACCGGACCAAATGGACCGTAGACCCACGCCCCAAAGGATGGATCAACGGAGAACAACAGGTATACACCGACACCACACACGACAATGCCCGTGTTAGAGAGGGCCGCCTGGTCATCACCGGGAAAAAAGATTTCCCTACCGGCAATACCACAGAACCCTGGTCCTCCGGTCGCCTGATCACACAGGGTAAATTCGATTTCCTCTATGGCAAAGTAGAAGTAAGGGCTAGATTACCTCGTGCACGTGGCTCATGGCCGGCCATCTGGGCAATGCCATCCACCAGTGCCTATGGCGGATGGCCGAAAAGCGGCGAACTGGACGTGATGGAACATGTCGGCAATAACTTCGGAACAGTACTATCTACCATCCATACCCAGAATCGTAACTGGACCAACGTCGGCGGTATCAGCGGCAACAGGAAATTAATGGATGCCGACACCGTCTATCACGTATATGCTATGGAGTGGTCACCGGATACCATCCGCTTTGCATATGATAATATACCCGTATTTTCATATGGTAATCCGCATACCGACTGGAAAGACTGGCCCTTTGATCAGAAATTCCACCTGATCCTGAACCTGGCTATCGGTGGCGGAATGGGCGGCGCCGTCGTAGAGGCCGACTGGCCCGACAGTATGCTCGTCGACTATGCCCGCATTTACCAGAAAGGACTGGGCACACCAGTACTGGATACGATGATCGTTACACCGGCAGACCTTTCCTTCCTGCCAGGAAAACAACAGCAATATACCGTCAAAGCCCTCGATCAGAACGGATATCCCATAAACATTACACCCGTTTGGAGCATCACCGGTACAGGCAATACGATTACACCTAATGGATTAGCTACGCTGAATAACTCCGGGCAGGTCACAGCTACAGCAACCATAGGTAACACCACCAAAACAGGCGCTGCCTCCGTCATCCGAAGACCTGCCAACTATAAACTCCTGCCGGTGAAAATACAGGCAGAGAACTTTGACAACAGTAATGTCACGAATACAGAGCCTTGTTCCGATATAGGTGGCGGACTCAATGTAAGCTACATCGGCATCGGCAGCTGGCTGGAATATGATATCGAAGCGCCACGCACCGATACCTATCGTATACAGTTCCGGGTGGCAGTGAATACTGCCTCCAGCCTGCGCATACAACGGGACACCACTACGCTGCAAACCGTGAACCTACCCGCCAGCGGTGGCTGGCAGAAATGGATCACCGTCACCTCAGCGCCGCTGCGATTAGAAAAAGGACAACAGACCATCCGGATCGTCGCCAATAAAGATGGCTGGAATTTCAACTGGCTCAATATCATTCCCGCCGATTCCATATCGCTGTCACGTATCTTGATCAAACCCGATAGCGCTACCATCAACACCAGCGAGACACTGCAGTTCGCCGCCACAGGATATGGCGCCGATAGCAGCCTGATACCCGTTACCCCGGTATGGTCTGGACAAGGGGCCAGCATCAACGCCAGTGGCTTATTTACAGCCAGTGCGGCGGGCAACTACCTGGTACGGGCAACAGTAGGCACAGTGAGCGATACCGCCGTTGTACGGGTAATCACTCCTCCGGTACTCACACGTATTGAGCTCACGCCTGCCTCAGCAACAGTACCGCTCAATGCTTCCCAGCAGTACCGCGCTAATGGCTACGACCAGCGGGATGCCCCCTTCATATTTAAACCAGTATGGAGCGTGACCGGTACCAGCAATACTATCGATACAAGTGGCGTTTTCACGGCCGGAACAACACCGGGCACCTATACTGTGACCGTAACAGGTGGCGCCAAAACCGCTGCCACGTCCGTAACAGTCGACTATACCTGCACCGTCAATGACAAGTATGAAGCCGAAAGCGCCTCCAACCGTGCCCCCGGCCCGGTACTGGAAACATCCACCGATGTAGGAGGTGGGCAGCATTTCACCAACCTCAAAGTGAATGACTGGTTCGCCTACAGCACACTGAATGTACCCGTTGCCGGTAGATATAATATCAGCTTCCGGGTACTGTCCACCACTCCGTCTAAAATATGGATAGGCCATAGCACCTTTAGATTCGATACGATCAGCATACCGTCTACAGGTGGCGTATGGAAAACAATTACAGATACTATCCGCTTACCCGCCCTCAGCTACACAGGCGTACACGTACTGTCGGGCAGCACATTGAAATTTAATTGGTTCAGCATCGATAACTGCGCGGTAAACGCACCTGCCCCTCGCATGGCATATAATACGCAGGTAAAAACAGATACACAAGCGCCTGTCCTTTATCCCAATCCTACTAACGGGATACTGAATATCGACCTGCGTGGACGATCTTACACACAGCTATTACTGCTGGACATGCATGGTAAGCCATTACGCCAATGGAGTATCCCGAAAGGAGAAAAACAGATCAGCAGGGATATCAGCACACTACCTGCCGGGAATTATCTCCTGAAATTACAGGGAGATCGCCAGACAGATACCTTCCAGATCATTAAGTTCTAA